A single region of the Acidithiobacillus acidisediminis genome encodes:
- the serB gene encoding phosphoserine phosphatase SerB: MPATRLAILSPAAQGRMPLPASMGQIVSGEIEQREILGTWLQTWRLPADFAALHPFLEELARQGVAQEREVLWGPAAEAEEPLRLVLRGKLGAVALRRALTGLQLRGFLPGRVQLAQGNALVLEIWGGSGTLALSNHELIEALEALPVDVALTPNWESGQFRLLISDMDSTLIAIECIDELGAHLGLKNKIAAITERSMSGELDFRSSLKERVRLLAGTPVTAIDAVIRERLQFSPGARELVAAAKRAGMETAVVSGGFTQFTRHVQEALDLDYAFANQLDIRDGKITGEVIGDIIDANAKADILDLLAIAAGTDASHCVAIGDGANDLPMIRKAGVGIAYHAKATVRAQANYQIRQGGLEVAASFLGIA; the protein is encoded by the coding sequence ATGCCGGCTACCCGTCTTGCCATCCTCAGCCCCGCGGCCCAAGGGCGCATGCCCTTGCCTGCCAGCATGGGGCAAATTGTCAGCGGCGAAATCGAACAACGGGAGATCCTTGGCACCTGGTTGCAGACCTGGCGCCTGCCGGCAGATTTCGCCGCCCTGCACCCCTTCCTCGAAGAACTGGCGCGGCAGGGGGTGGCACAGGAGCGGGAGGTCCTCTGGGGACCGGCAGCAGAGGCGGAAGAGCCTCTGCGCCTGGTCTTGCGTGGCAAGCTAGGCGCCGTTGCCTTGCGTCGCGCGCTGACCGGCCTGCAATTGCGCGGCTTCCTACCAGGGCGTGTACAGCTTGCCCAGGGTAATGCACTCGTCCTGGAAATCTGGGGGGGATCCGGAACCCTGGCCCTCAGCAATCACGAGCTGATCGAAGCACTCGAAGCACTCCCCGTCGACGTAGCTCTGACCCCAAATTGGGAGAGTGGCCAGTTTCGTTTATTGATCAGCGACATGGACTCTACCCTCATTGCGATCGAATGCATTGATGAACTCGGCGCACATCTCGGACTGAAAAATAAGATCGCCGCCATCACCGAGCGCTCCATGTCCGGCGAGCTGGATTTTCGCAGCTCCCTGAAGGAGCGGGTACGCCTGCTGGCCGGCACACCGGTGACCGCCATCGATGCCGTGATTCGGGAACGACTGCAGTTCAGTCCGGGCGCCCGCGAACTGGTCGCCGCGGCAAAGCGCGCCGGCATGGAGACCGCCGTGGTTTCCGGCGGCTTCACCCAGTTTACCCGCCATGTGCAAGAGGCGTTAGACTTGGATTACGCCTTCGCCAATCAACTCGATATTCGCGACGGCAAGATCACCGGCGAGGTCATCGGCGATATCATCGATGCCAATGCCAAGGCCGATATCCTCGACCTGCTCGCCATAGCGGCGGGCACCGACGCCAGCCACTGTGTAGCTATCGGCGACGGCGCCAACGATCTGCCCATGATCCGCAAGGCCGGTGTCGGTATCGCGTATCACGCCAAGGCGACGGTGCGTGCCCAAGCCAATTACCAGATTCGTCAGGGTGGGCTGGAAGTGGCGGCAAGTTTTCTCGGCATCGCCTGA
- the mfd gene encoding transcription-repair coupling factor — protein MDWLGSLVPQPGKTTALPSTPGAAQTLLLAALQRQWQRPILLLVGASREIEEWQREWQFFAADLPSPLVFPDREVLPYDRMNPPAEISTARLAALASMPQWRSLIIAPMAAALQLLPPPSHLDRHALWLHVGASLDLDSFRQRAIDAGYQTVSEVSEAGEIAWRGGIIDIFPSGSPLPYRIELFGDSIDSIRAFDPESQRSLDKVERVELLPAREIPTSHEDLQRFRAQFRARFSGDPQQAEVYRAASRNQVPAGAEQYLPLFYEACGDLSHYLPRDTIVVQSSGLLAATQRLREDWAERFAERSSDRTHPILGPDELLLDAQSWQERMAAYPQIVLQDQAEGGAQGFLAPPSLQGSNENPLRGLERFLQDLPAEARVVVAAESAGRAEALGEHLQRLGFVHQRIRDWSELRSGEARVRLAVAPLERGLLHSQRGRIDLALISEAQIFGDRVFAQRRGGRARQRSMENLLRDLGELQPGDVVVHEDYGVGRFLALDTPFAAQGDVNEYMSIAYAGDAKVYVPVEQLDRVSRFVGNSEEVELSRLGNSRWSKAKAKARQKAIDAASELLDLYARRAAHAGRAFPAPDDAYWDFVSRFPFEETPDQQAAIDAVLSDLQRPHPMDRLVCGDVGFGKTEVALRAAFLVAHAGAQVAVLVPTTLLAQQHFENFRDRFAGLPIRVAVLSRFQKGKERSAILEDSAAGKIQILIGTHRLLQGDVRFADLGLLILDEEHRFGVRHKEKIKALRSAVDVLTLTATPIPRTLNLSLAGLRDLSLIATPPQRRQPVRTFVQEFAEEITREACQRELHRGGQIYYLHNEVRDIERSAKILQRLLPEARIRIAHGQMAEAELEAVMLDFYHQRFDLLLCTTIIESGIDNPHANTMLIDRADRFGLAQLHQLRGRVGRGHQRAYCYLFTPDPRAMTDDAKRRLDAIQSLEELGVGFALASHDLEIRGAGELLGDAQSGHMDEVGFTLFMEWLNDAVAAIRAGKDPHSLAEKQAEGPQIHLNTPALIPADYLPDVQLRLQLYKRLANLRQVVGIGEILVEMVDRFGPVPDAVRTLLCQTHLRIIAAQLGIAAIDAGPQGARLTLAQQHHLPVERLIAKIQKESQTYQLEGQDRLRIRRDFPAGQQRCEALLAVIDDLSARSTRE, from the coding sequence ATGGATTGGCTCGGGTCACTGGTCCCACAACCCGGAAAAACAACGGCTCTCCCTTCCACTCCCGGCGCTGCCCAGACGCTGCTGCTTGCAGCGCTACAGCGCCAGTGGCAGCGCCCAATACTCTTGCTCGTTGGCGCGAGTCGAGAGATTGAAGAATGGCAGCGCGAATGGCAGTTTTTTGCGGCGGATTTGCCCAGCCCCCTGGTCTTTCCTGACCGTGAGGTGCTGCCCTACGATCGGATGAATCCACCGGCGGAGATCAGTACCGCGCGGCTAGCTGCCCTGGCGAGCATGCCGCAATGGCGCAGTTTGATCATCGCCCCCATGGCCGCTGCCTTGCAGCTCCTCCCCCCCCCGAGTCACCTCGACCGCCACGCCCTGTGGTTGCACGTTGGGGCAAGCCTGGACTTGGACAGCTTCCGGCAACGCGCCATCGACGCCGGCTACCAAACTGTCAGCGAGGTATCGGAGGCGGGGGAAATTGCCTGGCGTGGCGGCATCATCGATATTTTTCCCAGTGGCAGCCCCCTCCCCTACCGCATTGAATTATTTGGTGACAGCATCGACAGCATCCGCGCCTTCGATCCAGAGTCGCAACGCAGCCTGGATAAGGTAGAGCGGGTCGAATTGCTCCCGGCGCGGGAAATCCCCACCTCCCATGAGGATCTACAACGCTTTCGCGCCCAGTTCCGCGCCCGTTTCAGTGGTGACCCGCAGCAGGCGGAGGTCTATCGTGCGGCCAGCCGCAATCAGGTCCCGGCCGGTGCGGAACAATATCTCCCCCTGTTCTACGAGGCCTGTGGAGACCTCAGCCATTACCTGCCGCGCGATACCATCGTCGTGCAGAGTAGCGGACTCCTCGCGGCGACCCAGCGCTTGCGCGAGGATTGGGCGGAGCGTTTTGCGGAACGCTCCAGCGATCGGACCCATCCCATCCTGGGTCCGGATGAGCTGCTGCTGGATGCGCAGAGCTGGCAGGAGCGCATGGCGGCCTATCCGCAGATCGTGCTCCAGGACCAGGCAGAAGGAGGCGCCCAGGGTTTCTTGGCACCTCCCTCCTTGCAGGGCAGCAACGAAAATCCCCTGCGCGGACTCGAACGGTTTTTGCAGGACTTGCCGGCGGAGGCGCGGGTGGTGGTCGCGGCGGAGTCTGCGGGACGCGCCGAGGCCTTGGGCGAGCATTTGCAGCGGCTCGGTTTTGTGCACCAGCGGATACGAGACTGGTCAGAGCTCCGTAGTGGCGAAGCACGAGTGCGCCTCGCCGTGGCACCCCTAGAGCGTGGCCTGCTGCATAGCCAGCGCGGACGCATCGACCTGGCGCTGATTTCCGAGGCGCAGATCTTTGGGGATCGGGTCTTCGCCCAGCGCCGTGGCGGTCGCGCGCGACAGCGCAGCATGGAGAATCTGCTCCGCGATCTGGGCGAACTGCAGCCTGGCGACGTCGTCGTGCACGAGGATTATGGCGTCGGTCGATTCCTGGCCTTGGACACCCCCTTTGCGGCGCAAGGGGACGTGAACGAATACATGAGCATTGCCTACGCCGGGGATGCCAAGGTTTACGTCCCCGTCGAGCAACTCGATCGCGTCAGTCGCTTTGTTGGCAATTCCGAGGAGGTGGAATTATCCCGCCTGGGCAACAGCCGCTGGAGCAAGGCCAAGGCCAAGGCACGGCAAAAGGCTATCGATGCCGCCAGTGAACTACTGGATCTCTACGCCCGCCGCGCCGCCCATGCCGGTCGCGCCTTTCCCGCACCCGATGACGCTTATTGGGATTTCGTCTCCCGCTTTCCCTTTGAGGAAACGCCAGATCAGCAGGCCGCCATCGATGCGGTACTGAGTGATCTACAGCGTCCGCACCCCATGGATCGATTGGTCTGTGGTGATGTTGGCTTCGGCAAGACGGAGGTTGCCTTGCGCGCCGCATTCCTGGTCGCCCATGCCGGCGCACAGGTGGCGGTACTCGTACCCACCACCCTCCTCGCCCAGCAACACTTCGAGAACTTTCGCGACCGCTTTGCCGGTCTGCCCATTCGCGTTGCCGTGCTCTCGCGCTTTCAGAAGGGCAAGGAGCGTAGCGCCATCCTGGAAGACAGCGCGGCGGGAAAGATTCAGATCCTCATTGGCACCCATCGTCTCCTCCAGGGCGACGTACGGTTTGCCGACCTGGGGCTCTTGATCCTCGATGAAGAACATCGTTTTGGCGTGCGCCACAAGGAAAAGATCAAGGCCCTGCGCAGCGCGGTGGATGTCCTGACCCTGACTGCCACGCCCATTCCCCGCACCCTGAATCTGTCTCTGGCCGGTCTGCGCGACCTGTCGCTGATCGCCACACCGCCGCAGCGGCGCCAGCCGGTGCGTACCTTCGTACAGGAATTTGCCGAGGAAATCACCCGCGAGGCCTGTCAGCGCGAGCTCCATCGCGGCGGACAGATTTATTATCTGCACAATGAGGTTCGCGACATCGAGCGTAGTGCCAAGATCCTGCAACGACTGCTTCCCGAGGCGCGCATCCGTATCGCCCACGGACAGATGGCGGAGGCGGAGCTCGAAGCGGTGATGCTAGATTTTTATCACCAGCGCTTCGATCTGCTGCTCTGTACCACCATCATCGAGTCGGGTATCGACAATCCGCACGCCAATACCATGCTCATCGATCGCGCCGACCGCTTTGGTCTGGCCCAGTTGCACCAGTTGCGCGGGCGCGTGGGCCGCGGGCATCAGCGCGCATACTGTTACCTCTTCACCCCCGATCCTCGGGCGATGACCGACGACGCCAAGCGTCGTCTCGATGCCATCCAGTCCCTGGAAGAGCTGGGGGTAGGATTTGCTCTTGCGAGCCATGACCTGGAGATTCGCGGCGCGGGTGAGCTTCTGGGTGATGCCCAAAGTGGCCACATGGATGAAGTAGGCTTTACCCTCTTCATGGAATGGCTGAATGATGCCGTAGCGGCCATCCGCGCTGGCAAGGACCCCCACAGCTTGGCGGAGAAGCAGGCGGAAGGCCCGCAAATCCATCTCAATACCCCAGCACTCATTCCCGCCGACTATCTACCCGACGTGCAGTTACGGCTGCAGCTGTACAAGCGTCTTGCCAATCTGCGTCAGGTGGTGGGGATCGGCGAGATCCTGGTGGAAATGGTAGACCGCTTTGGTCCGGTTCCCGATGCTGTGCGGACCCTGCTCTGTCAGACCCATCTACGCATCATCGCTGCGCAGCTCGGCATTGCCGCCATCGATGCGGGCCCCCAAGGTGCCCGTCTGACCTTGGCGCAACAACATCATCTGCCAGTCGAACGCCTGATCGCCAAGATTCAAAAGGAATCCCAGACCTATCAGTTGGAGGGGCAGGATCGCTTGCGCATTCGTCGTGATTTTCCTGCCGGGCAGCAGCGTTGCGAAGCCCTGCTTGCCGTGATTGATGACCTTTCCGCCCGCAGTACCAGGGAGTGA
- the ispD gene encoding 2-C-methyl-D-erythritol 4-phosphate cytidylyltransferase, which translates to MEQVWALIPAGGRGQRFGGAVAKQYLQLQGRPVLAHALQPFLGEARIRGVQLVLPGDDLATGAWHELLGAQSETFLPPVVGGAERQDSVRNGLLALLEQGALPADWVLVHDAARPCLQRADLHALLDALPTASQGALLAVPVADTLKRAEGDHAVATVDRRQLWRALTPQAFPIGALLEALDAARQQAITITDEASALERRGWRPRLVLGHADNIKITYPEDLPLAEAILAVRKA; encoded by the coding sequence ATGGAGCAAGTTTGGGCGTTGATCCCTGCCGGTGGCCGCGGGCAGCGCTTTGGTGGGGCAGTTGCCAAGCAATATTTGCAGCTACAGGGGCGCCCGGTCTTGGCGCATGCCCTGCAGCCTTTCTTGGGCGAAGCCCGTATTCGCGGCGTGCAGCTCGTTTTGCCCGGTGACGATCTGGCAACGGGGGCGTGGCACGAGTTGCTCGGGGCGCAAAGCGAGACCTTCTTGCCTCCCGTCGTTGGCGGCGCGGAGCGCCAGGACTCCGTGCGCAATGGCTTGCTCGCCTTACTCGAACAGGGCGCGCTGCCTGCCGATTGGGTTCTGGTCCACGATGCCGCACGCCCCTGTTTGCAACGGGCCGATCTGCACGCCCTCCTAGATGCCCTGCCAACAGCGAGTCAAGGGGCTTTGCTGGCCGTGCCGGTGGCGGATACCTTGAAGCGGGCAGAGGGTGATCACGCGGTGGCGACAGTGGATCGGCGCCAGCTCTGGCGCGCGCTCACCCCCCAGGCCTTCCCCATCGGTGCCCTGCTCGAGGCCCTCGATGCGGCGCGACAGCAGGCCATAACCATCACCGACGAAGCCTCGGCCCTGGAACGCCGCGGCTGGCGCCCGCGCCTAGTGCTGGGGCATGCCGACAACATCAAGATCACCTACCCTGAGGATCTGCCCCTGGCCGAGGCCATCCTCGCCGTCCGCAAGGCATAG
- the ispF gene encoding 2-C-methyl-D-erythritol 2,4-cyclodiphosphate synthase, which yields MDFRIGQGFDVHALVADRPLILGGVEVPYALGLAGHSDADVLIHAICDALLGALALGDIGKHFPDTDPRYAGADSRVLLRHCRTLVGKQGYRIANVDSTLICQRPKLAPHIPQMREYLAADLELPIAAMSVKATTTEQLGFAGRGEGIAAQAICLVQRG from the coding sequence ATGGATTTTCGCATTGGACAGGGTTTTGATGTGCATGCCTTGGTGGCGGACCGCCCCTTGATCCTTGGTGGCGTAGAGGTGCCTTACGCCCTGGGTCTGGCAGGACACTCCGATGCCGATGTCCTCATCCATGCCATTTGCGACGCCCTGTTGGGCGCTTTGGCCCTGGGCGACATTGGCAAGCATTTTCCCGATACCGATCCGCGCTACGCCGGTGCCGATTCCCGCGTCTTGTTGCGCCATTGTCGGACACTCGTGGGCAAGCAGGGGTATCGGATTGCGAATGTCGATAGCACCCTGATTTGTCAGCGGCCCAAATTGGCCCCCCATATTCCGCAAATGCGCGAATACCTGGCTGCCGATCTGGAACTCCCCATTGCCGCTATGAGTGTCAAGGCGACGACAACGGAACAGCTGGGCTTTGCCGGTCGGGGGGAAGGTATCGCCGCGCAAGCCATCTGCCTCGTGCAACGTGGCTGA
- the truD gene encoding tRNA pseudouridine(13) synthase TruD produces the protein MAELPERLYPPLGLERPSARFHPSPSHFFVEEVLPFAADGEGDHAWLWVEKTQRNTEEVARLLARFAGVAARDVGYAGLKDYHATTRQAFTIPLLGQPEPDWARFDDRGVSLLAVSRHRRKLRRGVHRGNRFRVHLQGAGDPSHWEAAFTLLQRQGFPNYFGSQRFGRDNLQAAGRMLRSGRRGRMPHHLRALFWSAARSALFNLVLTERVCRGDWTQILPGELVQLAGTHSQFLAQAEELASLQERADAWDLHPTGPLPGRGGSQPQGQAAELEQQVLDAWSGTEDSPGNGSAWAEALAAQGLDAARRALRCRPEEVVVQEAQEREMVLEFFLPQGSYATVLLEAMGVEIVS, from the coding sequence GTGGCTGAGCTACCGGAACGCCTTTACCCGCCGCTTGGGCTAGAACGCCCCTCGGCCCGGTTCCACCCCTCTCCGAGCCATTTTTTCGTCGAAGAAGTCCTTCCCTTTGCCGCCGATGGGGAGGGAGACCATGCTTGGCTCTGGGTAGAGAAAACGCAGCGGAATACCGAAGAAGTGGCACGTCTGCTGGCGCGTTTTGCGGGTGTTGCGGCACGGGACGTGGGCTATGCCGGCTTGAAGGATTATCACGCCACTACGCGGCAAGCGTTCACCATCCCCCTGCTGGGTCAGCCAGAGCCGGATTGGGCGCGGTTTGATGACCGTGGCGTGTCTCTGCTCGCCGTCAGTCGCCATCGGCGAAAACTGCGCCGCGGCGTCCATCGTGGCAATCGCTTTCGCGTGCATCTGCAGGGCGCCGGGGATCCCTCGCATTGGGAGGCCGCATTCACGCTACTCCAGCGTCAGGGCTTCCCCAATTATTTTGGGTCACAACGCTTTGGTCGCGACAATTTGCAGGCGGCGGGGAGGATGCTCCGAAGCGGCCGCCGCGGGCGTATGCCCCATCATCTGCGCGCATTGTTCTGGTCTGCGGCGCGATCCGCATTGTTCAATCTTGTGTTGACGGAGCGGGTATGCCGCGGCGACTGGACACAGATCCTGCCGGGGGAGTTGGTCCAGCTGGCGGGAACCCATAGTCAGTTTCTTGCCCAGGCGGAGGAGCTGGCGTCTTTGCAGGAACGTGCCGATGCCTGGGATCTGCATCCTACCGGGCCGTTACCGGGTCGGGGTGGCAGTCAGCCGCAGGGGCAGGCCGCCGAGCTGGAGCAGCAGGTTTTGGACGCTTGGTCGGGTACCGAGGATTCTCCGGGCAACGGTAGCGCCTGGGCCGAAGCCTTGGCGGCGCAGGGGTTGGACGCCGCCCGTCGCGCCTTGCGCTGTCGCCCCGAGGAGGTCGTTGTGCAGGAGGCCCAGGAGAGGGAGATGGTGTTGGAGTTTTTTCTGCCCCAAGGTTCCTACGCCACCGTCCTGCTCGAGGCGATGGGGGTCGAGATCGTTTCGTGA
- a CDS encoding heavy metal-responsive transcriptional regulator: MKNHVTIGRLAREAGLAAETLRYYERIGLIQPIQRTQSNYRLYDDEAEARLRFIRRAQNLGFSLAEVKELLDISGRPENDMGAVKQIAEGKIVDIEEKIADLQRMRSALQRVSERCPGHGSVEGCPILASLAGVENDTAVLQAQAR; the protein is encoded by the coding sequence ATGAAAAACCACGTGACCATTGGGCGTTTGGCGCGCGAGGCGGGGCTGGCAGCCGAGACCCTGCGCTATTATGAACGAATCGGCCTGATTCAGCCGATACAGCGTACACAATCCAACTATCGTCTCTATGACGATGAGGCGGAGGCGCGCCTGCGTTTTATCCGCCGGGCGCAGAACCTGGGCTTTTCCCTCGCGGAGGTGAAGGAATTGCTCGACATCAGCGGCCGGCCGGAGAACGACATGGGCGCGGTGAAGCAAATTGCCGAAGGCAAGATTGTGGATATCGAGGAAAAGATCGCCGACTTGCAGCGCATGCGCTCAGCTTTACAGCGTGTCAGTGAGCGTTGTCCTGGGCACGGCTCGGTCGAGGGTTGCCCGATTCTTGCCTCCCTTGCGGGCGTGGAGAACGACACCGCTGTGCTCCAAGCGCAAGCGCGCTAA
- a CDS encoding Smr/MutS family protein, whose protein sequence is MPQRRKHSQQQGPLGPLLGEEERAEFRAAVGDVHPLAAPAPPSRPPPPRPVAQSTLADDLAVLADLARGHEEESDWWTGDEWIYLRPGLPERRLRDLRRGKIRIQADLDLHGLRADEARAAVGGFLLEARRQRWTCVRIVHGKGYGSPGQVPVLKRLVGHWLQRHREVLAFAPARPTEGGSGALRVLLGEPRD, encoded by the coding sequence GTGCCACAGCGTCGCAAGCACTCGCAGCAGCAGGGGCCACTTGGGCCACTCCTGGGGGAAGAGGAGCGCGCTGAATTTCGTGCCGCTGTAGGGGATGTTCATCCCCTTGCGGCGCCTGCACCGCCTTCACGCCCGCCCCCCCCGCGACCGGTAGCACAATCTACCTTGGCCGACGATCTCGCGGTGCTCGCTGATCTCGCCAGGGGCCATGAGGAGGAAAGCGATTGGTGGACCGGGGACGAGTGGATCTATTTGCGCCCTGGCCTGCCAGAAAGGCGGCTGCGCGATCTTCGCCGCGGCAAGATCCGTATTCAGGCCGATCTCGATCTGCACGGATTGCGAGCGGACGAGGCCCGTGCGGCGGTTGGCGGATTCCTGCTGGAGGCGCGCCGCCAGCGCTGGACCTGTGTACGGATCGTGCATGGCAAAGGCTATGGTTCCCCGGGCCAGGTACCCGTGCTGAAGCGCCTGGTTGGGCACTGGCTGCAGCGCCACCGCGAAGTGCTGGCGTTTGCCCCGGCCCGCCCCACCGAAGGGGGCTCGGGGGCTCTGCGCGTCCTGCTCGGCGAGCCGCGCGACTAG
- the trxB gene encoding thioredoxin-disulfide reductase — MSEAKHSRLLILGSGPAGYTAAIYAARANLHPVLIQGMEPGGQLMTTTDVDNWPGAADGVMGPDLMAELEKQARRFDTEIVFDHIQEADLQQRPFRLRGDQATYTCDALILATGASAKYLGLESETQLRGKGVSACATCDGFFYRNQDVAVVGGGNTAVEEALYLSNIVKTVTVVHRRDKFRAEKILQDKLFAKENVKILWNHAVEEVLGDKSGVTGLRLRSTTDDNTQDIALTGVFIAIGHQPNTQLFQGQLEMDETGYLITKGGREGFATMTSLEGVFAAGDVQDHVYRQAVTSAGTGCMAALDAERWLEQASD, encoded by the coding sequence ATGTCCGAAGCCAAACACAGTCGTCTGTTGATTCTCGGGTCCGGTCCGGCGGGCTACACGGCCGCCATCTATGCCGCCCGCGCCAATCTTCATCCGGTCTTGATCCAGGGCATGGAGCCCGGCGGTCAGCTCATGACCACCACAGACGTCGACAATTGGCCGGGTGCCGCCGATGGCGTCATGGGCCCGGATTTGATGGCGGAATTGGAAAAACAGGCACGCCGCTTCGATACGGAAATCGTCTTCGATCACATTCAGGAGGCAGACCTCCAGCAGCGGCCATTCCGCCTGCGTGGCGATCAGGCCACCTACACCTGTGACGCCTTGATCCTCGCCACGGGCGCCTCGGCCAAGTATCTGGGCCTGGAGAGCGAAACCCAGCTGCGCGGCAAGGGGGTCTCGGCCTGCGCCACCTGTGATGGGTTTTTCTATCGGAATCAGGATGTGGCCGTGGTGGGCGGTGGCAATACTGCCGTCGAAGAGGCCCTCTACCTCAGCAATATCGTCAAGACCGTGACGGTAGTGCATCGACGGGACAAGTTCCGCGCCGAAAAAATCCTGCAAGATAAGCTCTTTGCCAAGGAAAACGTCAAGATTCTGTGGAATCATGCGGTGGAAGAAGTGCTGGGGGACAAATCCGGGGTCACCGGTCTGCGCCTGCGCTCCACTACCGATGACAACACCCAGGACATCGCCCTGACGGGCGTGTTCATTGCCATTGGTCATCAACCCAACACCCAGCTCTTTCAAGGCCAATTGGAGATGGATGAGACGGGCTACCTGATCACCAAGGGCGGCCGCGAAGGCTTTGCCACCATGACCAGTCTAGAAGGCGTGTTTGCCGCGGGTGATGTGCAGGATCACGTCTACCGGCAGGCGGTGACCAGTGCCGGTACCGGCTGCATGGCAGCCCTCGACGCGGAGCGCTGGCTGGAGCAGGCCAGCGACTGA
- a CDS encoding carbohydrate porin → MPNASRITALRAASLFLCLLGSHDAWATSSGRSIPEIAHQPWEQGLSLVNHLDMESVSNLSGGLAQGSTAAGLWKGALALHTGKADWWPGGLFLVEGLVANSGNPDGLYVGDVQGVSNLTTAYAHVTRLYKAYYRQTLGTYTARIGLINPNDYFDDIGVAEELFNPSQGINPIISGNIAYTPTYPYSSLGLMVARHWGGTTILAGVFGADGVHPFRRPWGSDGVISYGEVDEALPLGPGQLTVKAGGYYSQVHGPYLSQDIAIGATPSQGGFYGVGEYRWKSAGTDWGAFVQAGSAPNTAAVSPIHTYLGAGLRLRHFLPTSPGSTLSLGMARAWQRDSGAETSLEINWKQPLLYGLSIAPDLQYIVNPGANAASSRLPNALVAIVRLSWRYALRG, encoded by the coding sequence ATGCCCAATGCATCGCGGATCACCGCACTACGCGCCGCCTCACTTTTTCTCTGCCTGCTCGGTAGCCATGACGCCTGGGCAACATCGAGTGGTCGTTCCATCCCCGAGATCGCCCATCAACCCTGGGAGCAGGGGCTCTCCCTCGTCAATCACCTGGATATGGAAAGCGTCTCGAACCTGAGCGGGGGCCTTGCTCAGGGCAGCACGGCGGCGGGGCTGTGGAAGGGCGCCTTGGCGCTGCACACGGGCAAGGCGGATTGGTGGCCGGGTGGGCTCTTCCTGGTGGAAGGCTTGGTGGCCAACAGTGGCAACCCCGATGGCCTGTATGTGGGCGATGTACAGGGGGTTTCCAACCTTACCACCGCCTACGCCCATGTAACCCGCTTGTATAAAGCCTATTATCGCCAGACCTTAGGCACTTACACAGCGCGCATCGGCCTCATCAATCCCAATGATTATTTCGATGATATCGGCGTGGCAGAGGAACTGTTTAACCCTTCTCAGGGCATTAATCCCATCATCTCCGGCAATATTGCCTATACCCCCACCTACCCGTACTCGAGCTTGGGGCTCATGGTCGCTCGCCATTGGGGCGGGACGACCATCCTGGCAGGGGTCTTTGGTGCCGATGGGGTGCATCCGTTCCGACGCCCCTGGGGGAGTGATGGGGTCATCAGCTATGGCGAAGTGGACGAGGCGCTGCCTCTTGGGCCAGGACAGCTTACCGTGAAGGCCGGAGGCTACTACAGCCAGGTGCACGGTCCCTATCTGAGTCAGGACATTGCCATCGGGGCTACGCCCAGCCAAGGCGGCTTCTATGGCGTTGGCGAGTACCGCTGGAAGAGCGCCGGGACAGATTGGGGGGCCTTTGTGCAGGCTGGCTCAGCCCCCAACACCGCCGCCGTGTCACCCATCCATACCTATTTGGGGGCCGGACTACGCCTGCGCCATTTTCTGCCCACCTCTCCGGGCAGCACCCTCAGCCTGGGCATGGCCCGTGCCTGGCAGCGCGATAGTGGTGCAGAAACCAGCTTGGAAATCAACTGGAAGCAGCCGCTTCTGTACGGGCTCTCTATTGCCCCGGACCTGCAATATATCGTCAACCCCGGCGCCAATGCCGCTAGCAGCAGGCTGCCCAACGCCCTGGTAGCCATCGTTCGTCTCAGTTGGCGCTACGCCCTGCGCGGTTGA
- the brnA gene encoding type II toxin-antitoxin system BrnA family antitoxin has product MKAKLFDEQFDEGMDITSALDLSKGRRVMQEQRRVNVDFPTWMIESLDREAGRLGVTRQSIIKVWLAERLESLRSNSHSS; this is encoded by the coding sequence ATGAAAGCTAAACTATTTGATGAGCAGTTTGACGAGGGAATGGATATTACCTCTGCGCTGGATTTATCCAAGGGCAGACGGGTAATGCAGGAGCAGAGGCGCGTTAATGTGGATTTCCCTACCTGGATGATTGAGTCACTGGATCGTGAGGCCGGAAGGCTTGGCGTAACGCGACAGTCCATTATCAAGGTGTGGCTTGCCGAGCGGCTGGAAAGTTTGCGCTCAAACTCCCATTCAAGTTGA
- a CDS encoding BrnT family toxin, producing the protein MITFEFDETKSQVNLLKHGISFDDAQVLWDDPRLLEIPAKTEDEPRYLVIGLIHEKHWSAVITYRGTNIRIISVRRSRTEEVALYES; encoded by the coding sequence ATGATCACCTTTGAATTTGACGAGACGAAAAGTCAGGTCAATCTTCTTAAGCATGGCATCAGCTTTGACGATGCTCAGGTCTTATGGGATGACCCAAGACTTTTGGAGATTCCAGCAAAGACAGAGGATGAGCCGAGATACCTCGTGATTGGACTGATTCATGAAAAGCATTGGTCAGCCGTAATTACCTATAGAGGGACAAATATTCGAATCATTTCTGTTCGCCGCTCACGCACCGAGGAGGTTGCACTCTATGAAAGCTAA